Proteins encoded in a region of the Candidatus Methylomirabilis sp. genome:
- a CDS encoding cbb3-type cytochrome c oxidase subunit I — MSPNPGETAAKAKNQRTFAQVLLIKKYWWLHAAIVTAISVIGLIALGVWTYAGAPPLVNFVSSTGETVIPEWSMNRGKQVFHLKGLMLYGSFWGDGAERGPDFTADALHRTFVGMSKYYELQIEKEQGRPATQDEKDGIAGKVKREIHQNGYDAAAGVIRLNDAQIFAYNELVTHYTRMFTDQTYDEAFQKGRIKSYIQNPDDLKALAGYFFWGGWVAGANRPGTIYSYTHNWPYDPEAGNLPTYATYIWSFLSILVLFAGTMLVLYVYGEMKSLPGEPFNGRDWSLTTVDLENKGDAYVRPTQRATYKFFAFAVILFLVQVLAGILGAEDFVGGGPGESILGAFGVVIPFSVVRSYHALVQIYWFFMAWVGYTLFFLPRISKVPNGQRFLINLLFALCVLVGAGALFGIYAGHTGMLNDDMAYWFGSQGWEFLELGRFWHILMLASFCLWVYIIFRAVKPWITSQNLWSVPAWLFYGSGIMVLFLFFGMFMTPTQNFAISDYWRWMNIHMWVEVTFEVFTTCIVGYMLVQMGLVNRAMAERVIFLAVMMFCVTALIGISHNFYWIAKPTGIIALGSVFSTMQVLPLLLITLDAWKMRTERMKAHEHLAEGKQRFVMDGVWTFILAVNFWNIFGAGVMGSLINLPIVNYYEHGTYLTNNHAHGAMFGVKGNIAIAGMLFACQHLFQRSAWNEKLIKGVFWSLQAGIVMMMLMDMFPVGLYQLAHIFQYGFWYGRQQTFVTNEVWHTLTWLRSIGGAIFLFGGVLPLMWFILSRGTRMVREAAVVEEGEWTIYDKEKAKEREAWAASDEAF; from the coding sequence ATGAGTCCGAACCCTGGTGAAACCGCAGCTAAGGCAAAGAATCAGCGGACGTTCGCACAAGTACTACTAATTAAGAAATATTGGTGGCTTCATGCTGCAATCGTTACTGCAATCAGCGTCATCGGCTTGATTGCTCTCGGCGTCTGGACCTATGCAGGCGCTCCCCCTCTGGTTAATTTTGTTTCGTCCACCGGGGAAACGGTGATCCCAGAGTGGTCAATGAACCGTGGAAAGCAAGTATTCCACCTGAAGGGTCTGATGCTCTATGGATCCTTCTGGGGTGATGGCGCAGAGCGCGGACCGGATTTCACCGCGGATGCCCTGCATCGCACCTTTGTCGGAATGAGCAAGTACTATGAGTTGCAGATCGAGAAAGAGCAGGGACGTCCCGCCACTCAAGACGAGAAGGACGGGATCGCGGGAAAGGTCAAGAGAGAGATTCATCAGAATGGCTATGACGCGGCGGCCGGTGTAATCCGCCTGAACGACGCCCAGATTTTTGCATACAATGAGTTGGTCACTCATTACACCAGGATGTTCACCGATCAGACCTATGACGAGGCGTTCCAGAAGGGTCGGATCAAGAGCTACATCCAGAACCCGGATGACCTGAAGGCCTTGGCAGGCTACTTCTTCTGGGGCGGCTGGGTAGCCGGCGCCAATCGACCGGGTACAATCTATAGCTATACCCACAACTGGCCGTATGATCCTGAGGCCGGCAACCTCCCCACGTACGCGACGTATATCTGGAGCTTCCTCTCGATTCTCGTCCTGTTCGCGGGTACCATGCTGGTCCTGTACGTCTACGGTGAGATGAAGTCTCTGCCTGGCGAGCCGTTCAACGGCCGCGATTGGTCGCTCACCACGGTCGACCTGGAAAACAAGGGTGATGCCTATGTTCGACCGACCCAGCGCGCGACCTATAAGTTCTTTGCCTTCGCTGTGATCCTGTTCCTGGTGCAGGTACTGGCCGGTATCCTGGGCGCAGAAGATTTCGTCGGTGGTGGACCTGGCGAATCGATCCTGGGCGCCTTCGGAGTCGTTATCCCATTCAGCGTCGTCCGAAGCTATCATGCCCTCGTCCAGATCTACTGGTTCTTCATGGCCTGGGTCGGCTATACCCTCTTCTTCCTGCCCAGGATTTCAAAGGTGCCAAACGGTCAGCGCTTCCTGATCAACCTGCTCTTTGCGCTGTGTGTTCTCGTCGGCGCTGGCGCTCTGTTCGGGATTTATGCCGGCCACACAGGCATGCTGAATGACGATATGGCTTACTGGTTCGGGAGCCAGGGGTGGGAGTTCCTGGAGCTCGGCCGGTTCTGGCATATCCTCATGCTGGCCTCGTTCTGTCTGTGGGTCTACATCATCTTCCGCGCCGTAAAGCCCTGGATCACGAGCCAGAACCTCTGGTCCGTGCCGGCTTGGCTGTTCTACGGCAGCGGGATCATGGTGCTGTTCCTGTTCTTCGGGATGTTCATGACCCCGACCCAGAACTTCGCCATCTCCGATTACTGGCGGTGGATGAACATCCATATGTGGGTTGAGGTGACCTTCGAAGTATTCACCACCTGTATCGTCGGCTACATGCTGGTGCAGATGGGTCTGGTGAACCGGGCCATGGCCGAGCGGGTTATCTTCCTGGCCGTCATGATGTTCTGCGTCACCGCCCTGATCGGGATCTCCCACAACTTCTACTGGATCGCCAAGCCGACAGGGATCATCGCACTGGGTAGCGTGTTCTCCACCATGCAGGTATTGCCACTGCTCCTGATCACCCTGGATGCCTGGAAGATGCGAACGGAGCGGATGAAGGCTCATGAGCATCTGGCCGAGGGCAAGCAGCGCTTCGTGATGGACGGCGTCTGGACGTTCATCCTCGCCGTCAACTTCTGGAACATCTTCGGCGCGGGCGTGATGGGCTCGCTCATCAACCTGCCGATCGTCAATTACTACGAGCATGGCACCTATCTCACCAACAACCATGCCCATGGCGCCATGTTCGGCGTCAAGGGTAACATCGCCATTGCCGGTATGCTGTTTGCCTGCCAGCACCTGTTCCAGCGCTCTGCCTGGAATGAGAAGCTGATCAAGGGTGTGTTCTGGTCCCTGCAGGCTGGCATCGTGATGATGATGCTCATGGATATGTTCCCGGTTGGTCTGTATCAGCTGGCCCACATCTTCCAGTATGGGTTCTGGTATGGTCGGCAGCAGACCTTCGTGACGAACGAAGTTTGGCACACCCTGACCTGGCTGCGCTCGATCGGTGGCGCCATCTTCCTGTTCGGCGGTGTTCTGCCTCTCATGTGGTTCATTCTGTCGAGGGGCACCCGGATGGTCCGCGAGGCCGCCGTTGTTGAGGAAGGCGAGTGGACAATCTACGACAAGGAAAAGGCCAAGGAGCGGGAAGCTTGGGCCGCTTCTGACGAGGCATTCTAG
- a CDS encoding LuxR C-terminal-related transcriptional regulator, with protein MARPGSGSKRLVRARRISQRQDGGVRAGEVVARSADEENEHRPVIDEKGSRSEPGNMQPVEPREAAFKLFAETADGVFVSAPSGEILFCNQAAETILEASAQQVVGQECREFFNGRDSNGNQLCQWPCPLKMSLSRGDLIQHFEMATRTRTGKPLWIDVSCVALPCDDNQPPTVVHLFRDVTAAHQLEVLVRQQLAQTQLATSEEAVPTIGELTRRELQVVTLMRTGATTAAIAEQLFISKTTVRNHIQNIFSKLKVHSRLEAVAYVNEIARREPTTRADAGSAHGATKEPPRAA; from the coding sequence ATGGCGCGTCCAGGCAGCGGATCGAAGCGTTTGGTGCGAGCCCGGCGGATAAGCCAGCGGCAGGACGGCGGAGTCCGTGCAGGTGAAGTAGTCGCCCGTAGTGCCGATGAGGAGAACGAGCATCGGCCTGTGATTGATGAAAAGGGTTCGCGAAGCGAGCCGGGAAACATGCAGCCTGTCGAACCACGGGAGGCTGCCTTTAAGCTTTTTGCGGAGACGGCCGATGGCGTATTTGTAAGTGCGCCGTCGGGGGAGATTTTATTTTGCAACCAGGCCGCTGAAACCATCCTGGAAGCTTCCGCACAACAAGTCGTTGGGCAGGAGTGCCGTGAATTCTTCAACGGCCGTGACAGCAACGGCAATCAGCTCTGCCAGTGGCCCTGCCCACTTAAGATGTCGTTGAGCCGCGGAGACCTGATCCAGCATTTTGAGATGGCTACTCGGACGAGGACGGGCAAACCGCTGTGGATCGACGTGAGCTGTGTTGCCCTTCCCTGTGACGACAACCAGCCCCCGACGGTTGTCCATCTTTTCCGCGATGTCACTGCGGCACATCAGCTTGAGGTGCTCGTTCGCCAACAACTGGCTCAAACTCAACTCGCGACGAGCGAGGAGGCCGTGCCCACTATTGGTGAACTCACTCGACGGGAGTTGCAGGTCGTCACTCTGATGCGGACCGGCGCAACTACGGCGGCCATAGCAGAACAGCTTTTCATTAGTAAAACTACGGTGAGGAACCATATCCAGAACATCTTCAGCAAGCTCAAGGTTCACTCACGGCTCGAGGCCGTGGCCTACGTAAACGAGATTGCGCGGCGAGAGCCCACGACTCGCGCGGATGCTGGATCTGCCCATGGGGCCACGAAGGAACCCCCCAGGGCAGCCTGA
- a CDS encoding tetratricopeptide repeat protein → MFQTIEWMPVGSIRRLDQHRLLVDLMILGGRPAALRRGPGRAGRGPVRLVWACVTMVGLTGLLLLAPLPATASEGSDAPLWQEALARLGTQDYVGAGPLFDEIRHRQGFSRANEANFLLGVVLYRQKQWQEAADTLEVAATQVPLLGDYALYYAASAYHALGLHPRALTALSRLLHEYPESLLVERARQERARLYVDANLLTQAEEAYRDYLSRASGEARRREALLALAEIAVKADKRQEAEALLRELWLKWPASREAVRAGELLTTMAEAPPFTLDEQFERALSLYRSGQYAQAVTAFTPFLSDDLPPFDGARDSFASRARLWSGISCFQRRDYSRAISLLSPLGQNHSVHSAEALYWIGRSYARTDDREQAITTWTRLVHAYPNSPFTAESLYLMALQYNDDGKPKRAVLALNRLLRDYPSSRFADVALWTRSWIHYRQSALTEALADLRRLYAKSTSNSRFQAQALYWQGRVLEGLKKREKAVAAYRGLLSTHSDEDYYAEQARLRLKTLEPKTARVLTPASTKPTMSSAEGVADPSARLGAGLRPKDPLPAPNAPEVAKARLLKELNLREEASEEFLALAGRNASDRGLLYEACSALLDLGYLEKSVWIAKHLFRPLYARSRPAEPVQRYWEFLYPLGYWGLVQEQSARYTLDPYLVVALIREESGFGERVVSSSGAVGLMQLLPTTANHLVNATGGSGDPTKLDVPVNNIALGTRYLAMMIEEFKGNWARALAAYNAGPNQVRRWLGRLENRTDDEFIEEIPFTETRAYVKRVLGSYYRYRTQYSIRIGQREGIEGRRRREGNNVLTFPSP, encoded by the coding sequence ATGTTTCAGACCATTGAATGGATGCCCGTGGGCAGCATCCGGCGCCTGGATCAGCACCGGTTGCTAGTCGATCTCATGATCTTGGGGGGTCGTCCGGCCGCCCTACGACGCGGGCCTGGCCGCGCTGGTCGAGGCCCCGTGAGACTCGTCTGGGCCTGCGTCACGATGGTGGGTCTGACGGGGCTGCTGTTGCTGGCGCCGCTGCCTGCCACCGCCTCTGAGGGGTCTGATGCGCCCCTGTGGCAGGAGGCGCTGGCGCGCCTCGGGACGCAGGATTACGTAGGGGCGGGGCCCCTGTTTGATGAGATACGCCATCGGCAGGGCTTCTCCAGGGCGAACGAGGCCAACTTCCTCCTGGGCGTGGTGCTGTACCGACAGAAGCAGTGGCAGGAGGCCGCCGACACATTGGAGGTGGCCGCAACGCAGGTGCCTCTGCTTGGTGACTATGCCCTGTATTACGCCGCTTCTGCCTACCATGCTCTTGGTCTGCACCCTCGGGCGCTGACTGCATTGTCGCGCCTGCTTCACGAGTACCCGGAAAGTCTGCTCGTCGAGCGGGCTCGACAAGAGCGCGCAAGGCTCTATGTCGACGCTAATCTGCTCACGCAGGCTGAGGAGGCCTACCGGGATTACCTGTCTCGCGCCTCGGGCGAAGCGAGGAGGCGAGAGGCGCTGCTCGCGCTTGCAGAGATTGCCGTTAAGGCGGATAAACGACAGGAGGCCGAAGCGCTGTTGCGCGAGCTGTGGCTCAAGTGGCCGGCGAGTCGAGAGGCGGTTCGAGCCGGCGAACTCCTGACCACGATGGCGGAGGCACCACCCTTCACCCTTGATGAGCAGTTCGAGCGAGCGCTCAGCCTGTACCGTAGCGGCCAGTACGCCCAGGCAGTTACCGCATTCACGCCTTTCTTGAGCGATGACTTGCCCCCCTTCGACGGAGCTCGGGACAGTTTTGCCTCCCGCGCGAGGTTGTGGAGCGGCATCAGTTGCTTTCAACGCCGGGACTACAGTCGGGCCATCAGTCTCCTGTCGCCCCTGGGTCAGAACCACTCCGTTCATTCTGCGGAAGCGCTGTACTGGATCGGGCGAAGCTATGCTCGAACAGACGACCGCGAACAGGCCATCACGACGTGGACCCGCCTGGTCCACGCCTATCCGAACAGCCCCTTTACGGCCGAGTCACTCTACCTGATGGCGCTCCAGTACAACGACGACGGCAAACCGAAGCGGGCAGTCTTGGCTCTGAACCGGCTCCTCAGGGACTATCCCTCCAGCCGGTTTGCCGATGTCGCCCTTTGGACTCGATCCTGGATCCATTATCGGCAGTCGGCACTCACGGAGGCGCTTGCTGATCTGCGACGACTGTACGCGAAGAGTACGTCAAACTCGCGGTTTCAGGCACAAGCCCTCTATTGGCAGGGACGGGTCCTTGAAGGTCTGAAAAAAAGAGAGAAGGCGGTAGCGGCATACAGAGGGCTGCTCAGTACCCACAGCGACGAGGACTATTATGCCGAACAGGCGCGCCTGCGCCTGAAGACGCTGGAGCCAAAAACTGCGCGTGTCCTCACGCCCGCCTCGACGAAACCTACCATGAGTTCAGCCGAAGGGGTGGCCGACCCCTCGGCTCGACTCGGGGCAGGTTTGAGACCAAAAGATCCGCTGCCAGCCCCGAACGCCCCCGAGGTGGCGAAAGCCAGGCTGCTCAAGGAACTGAACTTGCGGGAGGAGGCCTCAGAGGAGTTCTTGGCCCTTGCCGGGCGAAATGCTTCAGACCGCGGACTCTTATATGAGGCCTGTAGCGCTTTGCTCGACTTGGGTTATCTCGAAAAGAGTGTGTGGATTGCAAAACACCTTTTTCGTCCGCTGTACGCGCGCAGTCGACCAGCAGAGCCTGTGCAGAGGTATTGGGAGTTCCTCTACCCGCTCGGGTATTGGGGGCTGGTACAGGAGCAGAGCGCTCGATATACCCTTGATCCGTACCTGGTTGTGGCACTGATTCGGGAGGAGAGCGGGTTTGGCGAGCGGGTCGTGTCGTCTTCCGGGGCTGTAGGCCTGATGCAACTGCTCCCCACGACCGCCAATCACCTCGTGAATGCGACAGGCGGCTCTGGAGATCCGACGAAGCTCGACGTACCGGTTAATAATATTGCGCTTGGCACTCGCTACCTGGCGATGATGATCGAGGAGTTCAAGGGCAACTGGGCCAGGGCCTTAGCCGCGTACAATGCTGGGCCAAATCAAGTACGCCGCTGGTTGGGACGGTTGGAGAATCGCACGGATGACGAGTTCATTGAAGAGATCCCGTTCACGGAGACGAGAGCGTATGTCAAGCGGGTCCTCGGAAGCTATTACCGCTATCGCACGCAGTACAGTATAAGGATAGGGCAAAGGGAGGGTATAGAGGGTAGACGGCGGCGCGAGGGAAACAACGTCCTGACCTTCCCTAGTCCTTAA